The DNA segment GGGCGTTCCAGAAGGGCGCCTCGAACGGCGCGATGATGATGATGCACGCCGAGAACGGCGCGATCATCGACGAGCTGGTGAAGCAGTCGCTCGCCGCCGGCAACACCTCGCCGTACTTCCACGGGACCTCGCGGCCGTGGCAGGCGGAGGAGGAGGCGACGCACCGGGCGATCATGATCGCGGACCTCACCGGCGCGCCGCTCTACGTGGTGCACGTGTCGGCGAAGCAGGCGGTCGAGCAGATCGCGCAGGCCCGCGACCGCGGGATGAACGTCTTCGGCGAGACCTGCCCGCAGTACCTCTACCTCTCGCTCGAGGAGCAGCTCGGCGCACCGGGCTTCGAGGGCGCGAAGTGGGTGTGCTCGACGCCGCTGCGCTCGAAGGCGGAGGGGCACCAGCACCACATGTGGCAGTCGCTGCGCACCAACGACATCCAGATGGTCTCCACCGACCACTGCCCCTTCTGCATGAAGGGCCAGAAGGACATGGGCATCGGCGACTTCTCGAAGATCCCCAACGGCATCGGCTCGGTCGAGCACCGGATGGACCTGATGTACCAGGGCGTCGTCTCGGGACAGATCTCGCTGCCCCGCTGGGTCGAGCTGACCTCGACCACTCCGGCGCGGATGTTCGGGATGTACGGGAAGAAGGGCGTGATCCAGCCCGGGGCCGACGGCGACGTGGTCGTCTACGACCCGAACGGGCACACCTCGATCGGCATCGGCGAGGGCCGCAGCCACCACATGAACATGGACTACTCCGCCTGGGAGGGCTTCGAGATCGACGGTCACGTCGACACCGTGATCTCCCGCGGCAAGGTCGTCGTCGACTCCGGCGACTACATCGGCACCAAGGGCGACGGCAAATACATCAAGCGAGGTCTCTCGCAGTATCTGATCTGACCTGAAGTCCTCTTTTTCCCACCGCAACGAAGGAAGCCCCATGGACTTCGGAGTCGTCCTCCAGACCAACCCGC comes from the Rathayibacter festucae DSM 15932 genome and includes:
- the hydA gene encoding dihydropyrimidinase translates to MKTLITNGTVVNATGTATADVLIDGETIAAVLAPGSTLLGFDLAANVDRVIDAAGKYVIPGGIDAHTHMEMPFGGTFASDTFETGTRAAAWGGTTSIVDFVVQYPGESVVDRYQAWQEKAAGNCAIDYGFHQILSDVQDSSLVAMDELMDEGVTSFKLFMAYKGVFLSDDGQILRAFQKGASNGAMMMMHAENGAIIDELVKQSLAAGNTSPYFHGTSRPWQAEEEATHRAIMIADLTGAPLYVVHVSAKQAVEQIAQARDRGMNVFGETCPQYLYLSLEEQLGAPGFEGAKWVCSTPLRSKAEGHQHHMWQSLRTNDIQMVSTDHCPFCMKGQKDMGIGDFSKIPNGIGSVEHRMDLMYQGVVSGQISLPRWVELTSTTPARMFGMYGKKGVIQPGADGDVVVYDPNGHTSIGIGEGRSHHMNMDYSAWEGFEIDGHVDTVISRGKVVVDSGDYIGTKGDGKYIKRGLSQYLI